Proteins from one Bacteroides zhangwenhongii genomic window:
- the groL gene encoding chaperonin GroEL (60 kDa chaperone family; promotes refolding of misfolded polypeptides especially under stressful conditions; forms two stacked rings of heptamers to form a barrel-shaped 14mer; ends can be capped by GroES; misfolded proteins enter the barrel where they are refolded when GroES binds): MAKEILFNIDARDQLKKGVDALANAVKVTLGPKGRNVIIEKKFGAPHITKDGVTVAKEIELADAYQNTGAQLVKEVASKTGDDAGDGTTTATVLAQAIVAEGLKNVTAGASPMDIKRGIDKAVAKVVESIKNQAETVGDNYDKIEQVATVSANNDPVIGKLIADAMRKVSKDGVITIEEAKGTDTTIGVVEGMQFDRGYLSAYFVTNTEKMECEMEKPYILIYDKKISNLKDFLPILEPAVQTGRPLLVIAEDVDSEALTTLVVNRLRSQLKICAVKAPGFGDRRKEMLEDIAILTGGVVISEEKGLKLEQATIEMLGTADKVTVSKDNTTIVNGAGDKANIKERCEQIKAQIASTKSDYDREKLQERLAKLSGGVAVLYVGAASEVEMKEKKDRVDDALRATRAAIEEGIIPGGGVAYIRAIESLEGLTGDNADETTGIGIIKRAIEEPLREIVANAGKEGAVVVQKVREGKGDFGYNARTDVYENLHAAGVVDPAKVARVALENAASIAGMFLTTECVIVEKKEDKPEMPMGAPGMGGMGGMM, translated from the coding sequence ATGGCAAAAGAAATATTATTCAATATCGATGCCCGTGACCAATTGAAAAAAGGTGTCGACGCTTTGGCGAATGCAGTAAAAGTAACTCTTGGTCCGAAAGGACGTAACGTTATCATTGAGAAGAAGTTCGGTGCTCCGCACATCACAAAAGACGGTGTGACAGTAGCTAAAGAAATCGAATTGGCTGACGCTTATCAGAATACTGGTGCACAGTTGGTAAAAGAGGTCGCTTCTAAGACAGGTGACGATGCAGGTGACGGTACAACTACTGCAACTGTTCTTGCTCAGGCTATCGTAGCTGAAGGTTTGAAGAACGTAACAGCAGGTGCCAGCCCGATGGATATCAAACGCGGTATCGACAAGGCTGTTGCCAAAGTGGTGGAATCAATCAAGAACCAAGCTGAAACAGTAGGTGACAACTACGATAAGATCGAGCAAGTGGCTACTGTATCTGCAAACAATGATCCGGTAATCGGTAAATTGATTGCTGACGCTATGCGTAAAGTTTCTAAAGACGGTGTTATCACTATCGAAGAAGCTAAGGGTACTGATACTACCATCGGCGTAGTGGAAGGTATGCAGTTCGACCGTGGTTACTTGTCGGCTTATTTCGTAACAAATACGGAAAAGATGGAATGTGAGATGGAGAAACCTTACATCCTGATCTACGACAAGAAGATTTCTAACCTGAAAGATTTCTTGCCTATCCTTGAACCGGCTGTACAGACAGGTCGTCCTCTGTTGGTAATTGCAGAAGATGTAGATAGCGAAGCGTTGACTACATTGGTAGTAAACCGTCTGCGTTCTCAATTGAAGATTTGTGCAGTGAAGGCTCCGGGCTTCGGTGATCGTCGTAAAGAAATGCTTGAAGATATTGCTATCCTGACAGGTGGTGTTGTTATCAGTGAAGAAAAAGGTTTGAAACTGGAACAGGCTACCATCGAAATGTTGGGTACTGCCGACAAGGTTACTGTTTCTAAAGACAATACAACAATCGTAAACGGTGCAGGTGACAAAGCCAACATCAAAGAACGTTGCGAACAGATCAAAGCTCAGATTGCTTCAACTAAGTCTGATTATGACCGCGAGAAATTGCAGGAACGTCTGGCTAAATTGTCAGGTGGTGTAGCTGTTCTCTATGTAGGTGCTGCTTCTGAAGTGGAAATGAAAGAAAAGAAAGACCGTGTAGATGACGCATTGCGTGCAACCCGTGCTGCTATCGAAGAAGGTATTATTCCGGGTGGTGGCGTAGCTTACATCCGTGCCATCGAATCTTTGGAAGGTCTGACAGGTGACAATGCTGATGAGACAACCGGTATTGGTATCATCAAACGCGCCATCGAGGAACCGCTTCGTGAGATTGTAGCTAATGCCGGTAAAGAAGGTGCTGTAGTTGTTCAGAAAGTACGTGAAGGAAAGGGTGACTTCGGTTACAATGCCCGTACGGATGTTTACGAAAACTTGCACGCTGCCGGTGTAGTAGACCCTGCTAAGGTTGCTCGTGTAGCTTTGGAAAATGCAGCTTCTATCGCTGGTATGTTCCTGACTACTGAATGTGTAATCGTAGAAAAGAAGGAAGATAAGCCAGAAATGCCGATGGGTGCTCCCGGAATGGGAGGCATGGGTGGAATGATGTAA
- a CDS encoding co-chaperone GroES, whose translation MNIKPLADRVLILPAPAEEKTIGGIIIPDTAKEKPLKGEVVAVGHGTKDEEMVLKVGDTVLYGKYAGTELDVEGTKYLIMRQSDVLAVLG comes from the coding sequence ATGAACATTAAACCATTAGCAGACAGAGTGCTTATCCTCCCTGCACCTGCAGAAGAAAAAACAATTGGTGGTATCATTATTCCTGATACAGCAAAAGAAAAACCTTTGAAGGGTGAAGTTGTGGCAGTAGGTCACGGTACGAAAGACGAAGAAATGGTATTGAAAGTAGGCGATACAGTTCTTTATGGTAAATATGCCGGAACAGAACTTGACGTTGAAGGTACTAAATATCTAATTATGCGTCAGAGCGACGTTCTCGCTGTTTTGGGTTAA
- a CDS encoding DUF4401 domain-containing protein, producing MAQKHNLTIQVVSIIGGILTAIFFLGFLALARIIQSEISSLIIGTLLIITTLIISRVVIRPFLDAMNITLYIAGCVLAGFGMSANIHALFFILIIISILTFFLSRGFILPFLSVILFNISLFGEVAYVFSSFYPLQIAVIPILGAFLFINAFEKLFEGTETKNYFSKYRPFHAGLFISSIVSLGGLSISDLVSETNSWLVSGILSVYIWVGLLIMIQQIIQVMKGDNPVNQVGIYILCIIICLPTVFAPYLSGSLLLILICFHYGYRAECAAALLLFIYAVSKYYYDLNLSLLTKSITLFFIGIACITAWYFFTQKRTRHEKI from the coding sequence ATGGCACAGAAGCATAACCTCACTATTCAAGTCGTATCTATTATCGGGGGAATCCTGACGGCTATTTTCTTTCTGGGATTTCTGGCACTTGCCAGAATCATTCAATCCGAGATTTCCAGTCTGATTATAGGAACTTTGTTAATCATTACTACGTTAATAATCAGCCGCGTCGTTATCCGGCCTTTTCTGGATGCGATGAACATCACTTTATATATAGCAGGATGCGTATTGGCAGGCTTTGGCATGAGTGCTAATATTCATGCCCTCTTCTTTATACTTATAATAATCAGTATACTCACTTTCTTTTTATCGAGAGGATTCATTCTCCCCTTTCTTTCAGTCATTCTGTTTAATATATCTTTATTTGGAGAAGTTGCCTATGTCTTTTCTTCATTTTATCCCCTGCAAATAGCAGTAATCCCTATCCTCGGAGCATTTCTATTTATCAATGCTTTCGAAAAGCTGTTTGAGGGTACAGAGACGAAAAATTACTTTTCCAAATACAGACCATTTCATGCCGGTTTATTTATATCCAGTATCGTCTCACTGGGAGGATTATCAATCAGCGACCTGGTATCGGAAACAAATAGCTGGCTCGTATCGGGCATATTGTCCGTTTATATATGGGTAGGACTTCTCATCATGATTCAACAAATCATACAGGTCATGAAAGGGGATAATCCTGTGAATCAGGTTGGTATCTATATTCTTTGTATTATCATTTGTCTGCCTACCGTATTTGCTCCTTATTTATCCGGTAGTTTGCTACTGATTTTAATATGTTTTCATTATGGTTATAGAGCAGAGTGTGCCGCTGCACTCCTTCTCTTTATCTATGCCGTTTCCAAATACTATTATGATTTGAATTTGAGCCTGCTCACCAAATCCATTACGCTTTTCTTCATCGGAATTGCATGTATTACAGCCTGGTATTTCTTCACTCAAAAAAGAACAAGACATGAAAAAATATAG
- the hydG gene encoding [FeFe] hydrogenase H-cluster radical SAM maturase HydG — translation MIYQKDSSKAEEFIHHEEILDTLEYAKNNKDNRALIEQLIEKASHCKGLSHREAALLLECNQPDLIERIFHLAKEIKQKFYGNRIVMFAPLYLSNYCVNGCTYCPYHAKNKTITRKKLTQEEIRREVIALQDMGHKRLALEAGEHPSLNPIEYILESIKTIYSIQHKNGAIRRVNVNIAATTVENYRKLKEAGIGTYILFQETYHKENYETLHPTGPKSNYAYHTEAMDRAMEGGIDDVGIGVLFGLNTYRYDFVGLLMHAEHLEAKFGVGPHTISVPRICSADDIDAGDFPNAISDEIFSKIVAVIRIAVPYTGMIISTRESQESRKKVLELGISQISGGSRTSVGGYAETELPENNSAQFDVSDTRTLDEVVNWLLELGYIPSFCTACYREGRTGDRFMSLVKSGQIANCCGPNALMTLKEYLEDYASEDTRRKGLELISKETERIPNPKIREIAIRNLKEISNGKRDFRL, via the coding sequence ATGATATACCAAAAAGATTCATCAAAAGCAGAAGAGTTTATCCACCACGAAGAAATTCTGGATACACTGGAATACGCTAAAAACAATAAAGACAACCGTGCACTTATCGAGCAGCTGATTGAAAAGGCCTCCCATTGTAAAGGATTGAGCCATCGCGAAGCAGCCCTGTTGCTGGAATGCAACCAGCCCGACCTTATAGAACGCATATTTCATCTTGCTAAAGAAATCAAGCAAAAATTCTATGGTAACCGCATCGTGATGTTCGCGCCACTCTATCTGTCGAACTATTGTGTAAACGGTTGTACATATTGTCCGTATCACGCCAAGAACAAGACAATTACCCGCAAGAAACTGACACAGGAAGAGATTCGCCGGGAAGTGATCGCCTTACAAGACATGGGGCACAAGCGTCTTGCTCTTGAAGCCGGAGAACATCCATCGCTGAATCCGATAGAATATATCCTGGAGTCCATAAAAACAATTTATAGCATTCAACATAAGAACGGTGCCATCCGCCGGGTGAATGTCAACATCGCTGCTACTACGGTAGAAAATTATCGTAAACTGAAAGAAGCGGGTATCGGTACCTACATTCTATTTCAGGAAACCTATCACAAGGAAAACTACGAAACCCTCCATCCTACCGGACCGAAAAGTAACTATGCTTACCATACGGAAGCAATGGACCGTGCAATGGAAGGAGGTATTGACGATGTGGGGATTGGAGTTCTTTTCGGTCTGAATACTTATCGGTATGATTTTGTAGGATTGTTAATGCACGCCGAACACCTGGAAGCTAAGTTCGGTGTAGGACCACATACCATCAGCGTCCCCCGAATCTGTTCGGCAGATGATATTGACGCCGGAGATTTTCCCAATGCCATCTCAGATGAAATATTCAGCAAGATTGTGGCTGTGATTCGGATTGCCGTTCCTTATACGGGAATGATTATTTCCACCCGTGAATCACAGGAATCCCGTAAAAAAGTTCTCGAACTGGGTATCTCGCAAATCAGTGGCGGCTCACGTACCAGTGTAGGCGGTTATGCCGAAACAGAATTGCCCGAAAACAACTCCGCTCAATTTGATGTCAGCGACACACGGACATTGGACGAAGTGGTCAACTGGCTACTCGAACTAGGCTATATCCCTAGTTTCTGCACTGCCTGCTACCGGGAAGGACGGACGGGAGACCGCTTCATGTCATTAGTCAAATCCGGTCAGATAGCAAATTGCTGCGGACCGAACGCTCTGATGACCTTGAAAGAGTATCTGGAAGACTATGCCTCCGAAGATACCCGTCGGAAAGGATTGGAGCTGATTTCCAAAGAAACGGAACGAATTCCCAATCCCAAAATCAGAGAAATAGCTATCCGTAACTTAAAAGAAATTTCCAACGGTAAAAGAGATTTTCGCTTATGA
- the hydE gene encoding [FeFe] hydrogenase H-cluster radical SAM maturase HydE yields MKQWIDRLRRERTLRPEEFRQLLTECDAELLRYINKQAQEVSLLHFGNKIYIRGLIEISNCCRNNCYYCGIRKGNPNIERYRLTQESILDCCKQGYESGFRTFVLQGGEDPVLTDDKIERIVTNIRQEYPDCAITLSLGEKSRNTYERFFKAGANRYLLRHETYNEAHYQQLHPTEMSVKRRLQCLQDLKDIGYQTGTGIMVGSPGQTVEDIVEDILFIEQLRPEMIGMGPFLPHHDTPFAQYPSGTVAQTVLLLSIFRLMHPSALIPATTALATLASDGRERGILAGANVVMPNLSPHEERKKYELYNDKASLGAESAEGLIALQKQLNAIGYEISTERGDFIQCTTDYTDFHRFISIHS; encoded by the coding sequence ATGAAACAATGGATCGATAGGCTACGGCGGGAAAGAACCCTCCGACCGGAAGAGTTCCGGCAACTGTTGACTGAATGTGACGCAGAACTGCTGCGTTACATCAACAAACAGGCGCAGGAAGTCAGTCTCCTTCATTTTGGAAACAAGATTTATATCCGTGGACTGATTGAAATCAGTAATTGCTGCCGGAACAACTGCTATTACTGCGGCATTCGTAAAGGTAATCCAAACATCGAGCGTTATCGTCTGACGCAGGAAAGCATATTGGACTGTTGCAAACAGGGATATGAGTCAGGTTTCCGTACTTTCGTCCTGCAAGGTGGAGAAGATCCCGTTTTGACAGATGATAAGATAGAGAGGATAGTCACAAACATCCGGCAAGAATACCCGGACTGTGCCATTACATTATCACTCGGAGAGAAGTCCCGCAATACGTATGAACGTTTTTTCAAAGCAGGCGCCAACCGTTATCTGCTACGCCACGAAACTTACAACGAGGCGCATTACCAACAGCTGCATCCGACGGAGATGTCCGTCAAGCGGCGTTTGCAATGTCTGCAAGATTTAAAAGACATCGGTTACCAGACAGGAACCGGAATTATGGTCGGCAGTCCCGGACAGACAGTAGAAGATATTGTCGAAGATATCTTATTTATAGAACAGCTCCGTCCGGAAATGATCGGCATGGGTCCTTTCTTGCCGCATCACGATACCCCTTTTGCCCAATACCCAAGTGGAACAGTGGCACAGACAGTTCTCCTATTATCCATCTTCCGCCTGATGCATCCATCTGCATTGATTCCGGCAACAACGGCTTTAGCGACTCTTGCCTCCGACGGAAGAGAACGGGGAATATTGGCAGGCGCCAATGTAGTAATGCCTAACCTCTCTCCGCACGAGGAACGGAAGAAATATGAGTTATATAATGACAAAGCTTCACTCGGAGCGGAATCCGCCGAAGGCTTGATTGCCCTACAAAAACAGCTGAATGCCATCGGCTACGAGATTTCCACTGAAAGAGGGGACTTTATACAGTGCACCACAGATTACACGGATTTTCACAGATTTATTTCGATTCATTCTTAA
- a CDS encoding GDYXXLXY domain-containing protein, whose protein sequence is MKKYSRILIIVNLILLLGYFNWSVYKKEQILKDGRLVLLQLVPVDPRSLMQGDYMRLNYQEASSAPVDEQTATRGYAVLRTDSNQVGEIVRLQNTLEPVNSDELVIKYKIVHHRLFLGAESFFFEEGQDTLYQKAVYGGLKVNDKGQNLLVGLYDKDFHRIQPGK, encoded by the coding sequence ATGAAAAAATATAGCCGAATATTGATTATCGTAAACCTGATACTGTTACTAGGGTATTTCAACTGGTCGGTTTATAAGAAAGAGCAAATCTTGAAAGACGGACGGTTGGTTTTGTTACAGTTAGTTCCTGTCGATCCCCGCTCTCTTATGCAAGGAGACTATATGAGACTTAACTACCAGGAAGCCTCATCAGCTCCGGTAGACGAACAAACTGCCACACGCGGTTATGCCGTACTTCGAACTGACAGTAATCAGGTAGGAGAAATAGTGCGACTGCAAAATACTTTAGAACCTGTAAATAGTGATGAACTGGTCATCAAATATAAAATAGTACATCACAGGCTCTTCCTCGGTGCCGAATCTTTCTTCTTCGAAGAAGGACAGGATACCCTTTATCAAAAAGCCGTATATGGCGGACTGAAAGTGAATGATAAAGGACAAAACTTACTTGTAGGACTGTATGATAAAGACTTTCATCGTATTCAACCTGGCAAATAA
- a CDS encoding 4Fe-4S dicluster domain-containing protein has translation MAFTNNIMIVRHKLLADLVRLWKNDQLIEKIDRLPVELSPRRSKPMGRCCIHKERAVWRYKTFPLMGLDMTDEHDEVAPLSDYARMALSRPEPNKENIMCVIDEACSSCVQINYEITNLCRGCVARSCYMNCPKDAIRFKKNGQAMIDHDTCVSCGICHKSCPYHAIVYIPVPCEESCPVKAISKDEHGIEHIDESKCIYCGKCLNACPFGAIFEISQTFDVLQHIRKGEKLVAIVAPSILGQFNTTIEKVYGAFKEIGFADVIEVAEGAMQTTSNEAHELLEKLEEGQKFMTTSCCPSYIELVEKHIPGMKPYVSSTGSPMYYAARIAKEKHPDAKIVFVGPCIAKRKEVRRDEAVDYILTFEEIGSILDGFDIQLEQMQEFSILHTSVREAHGFAQAGGVMGAVKAYLKEEAEKINAIQVSDINKKNIALLRACAKTGKAAGQFIEVMACEGGCITGPSTHNDIVSGRRQLVQELLKRKESYETMDR, from the coding sequence ATGGCATTTACGAATAATATTATGATTGTCCGGCACAAATTGCTGGCAGACCTTGTAAGACTCTGGAAAAACGACCAGTTAATAGAAAAGATAGACCGGCTCCCCGTAGAACTGAGTCCCCGAAGATCGAAGCCGATGGGACGTTGCTGCATACATAAAGAACGGGCGGTATGGAGATATAAGACTTTTCCTTTGATGGGATTGGATATGACGGATGAACATGATGAAGTCGCTCCCCTTTCTGATTATGCGCGTATGGCATTGAGCCGCCCCGAGCCGAATAAGGAAAATATCATGTGTGTGATTGACGAAGCATGTTCTTCCTGTGTCCAAATCAACTATGAGATTACCAATCTTTGTCGCGGATGCGTAGCCCGCAGTTGCTATATGAACTGCCCCAAAGACGCTATACGCTTCAAAAAGAACGGTCAGGCGATGATTGACCATGACACTTGCGTCAGTTGCGGTATTTGCCATAAGAGTTGTCCTTATCATGCCATTGTGTATATCCCCGTGCCATGTGAAGAGTCTTGTCCGGTAAAAGCGATCAGCAAAGACGAACATGGCATAGAGCATATCGACGAAAGTAAATGTATCTATTGCGGTAAATGTCTGAACGCTTGTCCGTTCGGTGCAATCTTTGAGATTTCACAGACATTCGATGTCCTGCAGCATATCCGTAAAGGAGAAAAGTTGGTTGCCATCGTTGCACCGTCCATTCTCGGGCAGTTCAACACAACCATAGAAAAGGTATACGGGGCATTTAAGGAAATAGGGTTCGCCGATGTCATTGAGGTTGCTGAAGGTGCCATGCAGACTACCAGCAACGAAGCTCACGAGTTATTGGAGAAGTTGGAAGAGGGACAGAAATTCATGACCACTTCTTGTTGCCCTTCCTACATAGAGTTAGTCGAAAAACATATTCCGGGAATGAAACCATACGTATCTTCCACCGGTTCACCCATGTATTATGCCGCACGGATCGCCAAAGAAAAACACCCGGACGCAAAAATCGTATTCGTCGGCCCCTGTATAGCCAAGCGTAAAGAAGTCCGACGCGACGAAGCGGTAGACTACATTCTGACATTTGAGGAAATAGGTTCTATTCTTGATGGATTCGATATCCAACTGGAACAAATGCAAGAATTTTCCATTCTGCACACTTCCGTCCGCGAAGCACACGGGTTTGCCCAAGCAGGCGGCGTGATGGGGGCTGTCAAGGCTTACTTGAAAGAAGAAGCGGAGAAAATCAACGCAATACAGGTATCGGACATCAATAAGAAGAATATCGCTCTGTTACGCGCTTGCGCCAAGACGGGAAAAGCTGCCGGACAATTCATCGAAGTGATGGCTTGCGAAGGCGGATGTATCACCGGTCCAAGTACGCATAACGATATTGTTTCAGGACGTCGCCAACTGGTACAAGAGCTTCTCAAACGCAAAGAGAGCTATGAAACAATGGATCGATAG
- a CDS encoding DUF5039 domain-containing protein: MKTTLLGVLCLFISGWGSMQTALAQDLQEMEKSLSAINEELNQKTKEYSWQLVSAYADYCEANNKYISWNDVPYLQEIVEYNRPASLENYRFEHKVCKDALDKFLNTYKEYRELKKRQTEVVSKEEKEALSAAFSAFWKKLRSEDNAYKELYYAERKTVCKYRSEALRYMIEQYKKDNKAVPTSMIKYSDRSYLLQKGSALELLDKEVNALESVQRELVRKITRAKYGLTEAEEK; encoded by the coding sequence ATGAAAACAACATTATTAGGCGTCCTTTGTCTATTCATTTCGGGATGGGGGAGTATGCAGACCGCATTAGCGCAGGATTTACAGGAAATGGAGAAAAGTTTGTCGGCCATCAATGAAGAACTGAATCAGAAAACAAAAGAGTATAGTTGGCAACTTGTGAGTGCTTACGCAGACTATTGTGAAGCGAATAATAAGTATATCAGTTGGAATGATGTGCCTTACCTGCAGGAGATTGTTGAGTATAACCGTCCTGCTTCATTGGAAAATTACCGGTTTGAACATAAAGTCTGTAAAGATGCGCTGGATAAGTTCTTAAATACATATAAGGAATATAGGGAACTTAAAAAGAGACAAACGGAGGTTGTATCTAAGGAAGAGAAAGAGGCGTTGTCGGCAGCTTTTTCTGCTTTTTGGAAGAAGTTGAGAAGTGAAGACAATGCTTACAAAGAATTATATTATGCGGAACGGAAGACCGTTTGTAAATATAGATCGGAAGCTTTGCGATATATGATTGAACAATATAAAAAGGATAATAAGGCAGTGCCCACTTCCATGATAAAATACTCAGACCGTTCTTATCTGTTACAGAAAGGTTCAGCTTTGGAACTGTTGGATAAAGAAGTGAACGCATTGGAAAGTGTTCAAAGGGAACTTGTACGGAAAATCACAAGAGCGAAGTATGGCTTGACTGAGGCCGAAGAAAAGTAA
- a CDS encoding AAA family ATPase produces the protein MDKIVELSVENFKAVKKADIALNGITVVSGINGCGKSSLSQLLYYSFYYANHFNEIIDSALNDELLRYVEVLRQIEREVNGLTSVNSIILRPVSVADKMKYLQYVEELFTRFLSYKDFVYNQKDEDIINSCKRIVRIIKNMFDDSLDDLDELLGLFYKEIEALFDGASRDKEKRRYFLLHDYLDFYLKGVYPQKWVIREYGVSFAGGETKSVPLLHYIKRVAYIDTPMIVGSQLTGGKDYWMKLSTLLNDHSQIGEKVPLYKNLTQIMKGEPLIEKDDIRNPKLSYKRDDGKIFDLKDCATGIKSFSILQLLLKNGFLQKDTLLIIDEPEAHLHPQWIVEYARMIVLLHKEIGVKFFVASHSTDMISAIRYIAAKEEVQDKLNFYLAEDSEDTPYEYTYRDLGLDIDPIFKSFNKSLDKIDEYGACE, from the coding sequence ATGGATAAAATAGTAGAACTGTCGGTTGAGAATTTTAAGGCTGTAAAGAAGGCGGATATCGCTTTGAATGGAATAACGGTTGTATCCGGTATTAATGGTTGTGGAAAGAGTAGTTTGTCACAACTGTTGTATTATTCATTTTATTATGCGAATCATTTTAATGAAATAATAGATTCTGCTTTAAATGATGAATTGCTTCGTTATGTTGAAGTTTTAAGGCAAATAGAGAGGGAAGTAAACGGTCTCACATCTGTCAATTCAATTATTTTACGTCCTGTTTCTGTCGCAGATAAAATGAAGTATTTGCAATATGTAGAGGAATTGTTTACTCGTTTTCTATCTTACAAAGATTTTGTATACAATCAGAAAGATGAGGATATAATAAATTCTTGTAAACGCATTGTGCGAATTATCAAGAATATGTTTGACGATTCGCTAGATGATTTGGATGAATTGTTAGGTCTATTTTATAAAGAAATAGAAGCATTGTTTGATGGCGCATCGAGAGATAAAGAAAAGCGACGATATTTCTTACTACACGATTATCTGGATTTTTATTTGAAAGGTGTGTATCCTCAAAAATGGGTGATTCGAGAATATGGGGTTTCTTTTGCAGGTGGAGAGACGAAGTCGGTTCCTTTACTTCATTATATAAAAAGAGTTGCCTATATTGATACTCCGATGATAGTAGGGAGTCAATTGACTGGTGGTAAAGATTATTGGATGAAGTTATCAACTTTATTGAATGATCATTCTCAAATAGGCGAAAAAGTTCCTTTATATAAGAATCTTACTCAAATAATGAAAGGGGAGCCTCTTATAGAAAAAGACGATATTCGTAACCCAAAATTGTCTTATAAAAGAGACGATGGAAAAATATTCGATTTGAAAGATTGTGCCACAGGAATAAAATCATTTTCTATTTTACAACTGCTGTTGAAGAATGGTTTTCTTCAAAAAGACACACTACTTATTATTGATGAGCCGGAAGCTCATTTACACCCTCAATGGATCGTGGAATATGCACGGATGATTGTCTTGCTCCATAAAGAGATTGGAGTAAAGTTTTTTGTAGCCAGTCATAGTACAGATATGATAAGTGCTATTCGATATATTGCCGCGAAAGAGGAAGTGCAAGACAAATTAAACTTTTATTTAGCCGAGGATTCGGAAGACACTCCTTATGAATATACATATCGTGATTTAGGTCTTGACATAGATCCTATTTTTAAATCATTTAATAAATCCTTAGATAAAATTGATGAGTATGGAGCCTGCGAATAA